In Aegilops tauschii subsp. strangulata cultivar AL8/78 chromosome 3, Aet v6.0, whole genome shotgun sequence, one genomic interval encodes:
- the LOC109775240 gene encoding uncharacterized protein, which produces MTPAPRNPFSPGFLHADAHAAQSTPVPTSPDGIFQRYLLPLKKRATTTSDGSSADDSFVVPPKKRRVVDTVGEGTGSCAIPVQSRPRRSAACNVAYVSMEEDEAGTSAAGAKKNRNRNRNSNGNRKNGPQPARDAAPLVNRPLHLSEAQRQHLETLGATAPQFVIMKSLQMSDVDRNQNRLLFSCKREFLEGHPITGILAEKETRHVHHHRGLSVVVQDDHSNQFNFTLKYLDSNGGYRFIGTGWNDFVSKNKLVKDDLHFVIEVWAFRSPELPGQPKVPGIEGLQGHPDGALGFLLRLHHDESRDVHRGGEEEREFAPRPVKQKKRQAPAKAVRSKKQLAGAHVSQGEAVARDVTRAEIVEAVGEEMADALFGLLMLRSSAPDKNLTHDTQTVSHAYIDCAIPNGSQNFGS; this is translated from the exons ATGACGCCAGCCCCAAGAAACCCCTTCTCGCCGGGCTTCCTGCACGCCGACGCCCACGCCGCCCAATCGACGCCAGTCCCGACGTCTCCCGATGGCATCTTCCAGAGATATCTCTTGCCACTGAAGAAGAGGGCGACGACTacgagcgacggcagcagcgccgACGATTCATTTGTGGTCCCGCCGAAGAAGAGACGGGTGGTGGACACCGTGGGCGAGGGCACCGGCTCCTGCGCGATCCCGGTTCAGAGCCGGCCGAGGCGATCGGCGGCGTGCAACGTTGCGTACGTGAGCATGGAGGAAGACGAAGCCGGGACGTCGGCGGCCGGGGCGAAGAAGAACCGGAACAGGAACAGGAATAGCAATGGCAATAGAAAGAACGGGCCGCAGCCGGCGCGTGACGCCGCCCCGCTGGTCAACAGGCCGCTGCACCTCAGCGAGGCGCAGCGGCAGCACCTGGAGACGCTCGGCGCCACGGCCCCGCAGTTCGTCATCATGAAGAGCCTCCAGATGAGCGACGTGGACCGCAACCAGAACCGGCTCCTCTTTTCGTGCAAGCGCGAGTTCCTCGAGGGCCACCCCATCACCGGCATCCTAGCCGAGAAGGAGACGCGCCACGTGCACCATCACCGCGGGCTGAGCGTGGTCGTCCAAGACGACCACAGCAACCAGTTCAATTTCACGCTCAAGTACCTCGACTCCAACGGCGGGTACCGCTTCATTGGCACCGGCTGGAACGACTTCGTGTCCAAGAACAAGTTGGTGAAGGACGATCTCCATTTTGTCATCGAGGTGTGGGCGTTCCGGTCGCCGGAGCTGCCCGGGCAGCCCAAGGTTCCCGGCATCGAGGGGCTGCAGGGCCACCCTGACGGCGCCCTCGGGTTTCTCCTCCGATTACATCACGACGAGAGCAGGGACGTCCAccgcggcggcgaggaagaaAGGGAGTTTGCGCCGCGGCCGGTCAAGCAGAAGAAGAGGCAGGCACCGGCCAAGGCGGTGCGATCAAAGAAACAGCTTGCGGGTGCGCATGTGAGTCAGGGCGAAGCCGTGGCGCGGGACGTGACTAGGGCTGAGATAGTTGAGGCGGTTGGGGAGGAAATGGCAGATGCGTTGTTCGGGCTGTTGATGCTAAGGTCAAGTGCCCCC GACAAGAATTTGACGCATGACACTCAGACCGTATCGCACGCATATATAGATTGTGCGATTCCAAATGGCTCCCAAAACTTTGGGTCCtga